One region of Mycolicibacterium rhodesiae NBB3 genomic DNA includes:
- the urtA gene encoding urea ABC transporter substrate-binding protein, which translates to MRLPQRFSLRRSALATGSIVATAGLLLAGCGSKATESDSANAQSCVDTSGSTIKVGSLNSLSGTMAISEVTVRDAISLAVEEINAKGGVMGKQIQVVGEDGASEPTVFAEKAEKLISSDCVAAVFGGWTSSSRKAMLPVFEGANSLLYYPVQYEGLESSKNIFYTGATTNQQIVPALDYLKEKGVKSLYLVGSDYVFPQTANRIIKAYAGANGIEIKGEDYTPLGSTDFSTIVNKVRTADADAVFNTLNGDSNVAFFREYKNVGLTPQAMPVVSVSIAEEEVGGIGVQNITGQLTAWNYYQTIDNPVNDAFVKAYKEKYGANKPTSDPMEAAYVSVYLWKNTVEKAKSFEVAKIQEAAGGVTFDAPEGLVTIDGENNHITKTARIGEVRPDGLIYTIWESPGPIEPDPYLKSYPWAAGLSG; encoded by the coding sequence ATGCGACTACCACAACGCTTCTCGCTGAGAAGGTCGGCGCTAGCGACCGGAAGCATCGTCGCCACGGCCGGTCTACTGCTTGCGGGCTGTGGAAGTAAGGCCACCGAGTCCGACTCGGCAAACGCCCAGTCGTGTGTGGACACCTCGGGTTCAACCATCAAGGTGGGCTCGTTGAACTCGCTGTCGGGGACCATGGCGATCTCCGAAGTGACGGTGCGCGATGCCATCTCGTTGGCGGTCGAAGAGATCAACGCCAAGGGCGGCGTGATGGGCAAGCAGATCCAGGTCGTCGGTGAGGACGGCGCCTCGGAGCCGACGGTGTTCGCCGAGAAAGCCGAGAAGCTGATCAGCAGCGACTGCGTGGCCGCGGTGTTCGGCGGTTGGACCTCATCGAGCCGCAAGGCGATGCTGCCGGTGTTCGAGGGCGCGAACTCACTGCTGTACTACCCCGTGCAGTACGAGGGCCTGGAGTCGTCGAAAAACATCTTCTACACCGGCGCCACGACCAACCAGCAGATCGTGCCCGCGCTGGACTATCTGAAAGAGAAGGGCGTCAAGTCGCTCTATCTGGTCGGGAGCGACTACGTCTTCCCGCAGACGGCGAACCGGATCATCAAGGCCTACGCGGGCGCCAACGGGATCGAGATCAAGGGTGAGGATTACACCCCGCTGGGCTCGACGGACTTCTCGACCATCGTCAACAAGGTCCGCACAGCCGATGCCGACGCGGTGTTCAACACACTGAACGGCGACTCGAACGTGGCGTTCTTCCGCGAGTACAAGAACGTCGGACTGACACCGCAGGCGATGCCGGTGGTGTCCGTCTCGATCGCTGAAGAGGAGGTGGGCGGCATCGGTGTGCAGAACATCACCGGGCAGCTGACGGCGTGGAACTACTACCAGACGATCGACAATCCGGTGAACGACGCATTCGTCAAGGCCTACAAGGAGAAGTACGGCGCCAACAAGCCGACGTCGGATCCGATGGAGGCGGCCTACGTCTCGGTCTACCTGTGGAAGAACACCGTCGAGAAGGCGAAGTCGTTCGAGGTCGCCAAGATCCAGGAAGCCGCGGGTGGCGTCACCTTCGACGCGCCCGAGGGTCTGGTCACGATCGACGGCGAGAACAACCACATCACCAAGACCGCGCGGATCGGCGAAGTCCGTCCGGATGGTCTGATTTATACGATCTGGGAATCCCCCGGTCCGATTGAGCCCGACCCCTATCTCAAGTCGTATCCGTGGGCCGCGGGCCTCTCGGGCTAA